A stretch of the bacterium genome encodes the following:
- a CDS encoding co-chaperone GroES: protein MKIKPIDERVLIKPLEKEEKTAGGIIIPDTASKDRPQMGEIVALGDDVEIADRKQKKMSEMLKVGDTIVYARYGGTEVKLDDKEYMLISRSDILAVVVK, encoded by the coding sequence ATGAAAATCAAGCCGATTGATGAGCGCGTCCTGATTAAGCCGCTCGAGAAGGAAGAAAAGACCGCCGGTGGAATCATTATCCCCGATACCGCTTCGAAGGACCGCCCGCAGATGGGTGAAATCGTGGCCTTGGGCGACGATGTGGAAATCGCTGATCGCAAGCAGAAGAAGATGTCCGAAATGCTCAAAGTTGGCGATACGATCGTCTACGCGCGCTACGGCGGCACGGAAGTCAAGCTCGATGACAAGGAATACATGCTCATCAGCCGCAGCGACATCTTGGCAGTTGTCGTGAAGTAA
- a CDS encoding DUF1579 family protein → MMKRWMEFATPKAEHAELAKLAGDWSASMKMWMGPNETPTVSTAEVKNEMTFDGRVLTSHYHGEMMGAPFHGMGQFGYATFTKSYWLTWMDNMSTALTYAEGSSSDGGKTIVMNGLMDEPIMGVQDKPVRWIHKAVNEDQYIFEAWDEIGTPHEFKAMEITYTRKK, encoded by the coding sequence ATGATGAAGCGGTGGATGGAATTTGCGACCCCCAAAGCCGAGCATGCGGAGCTGGCGAAATTGGCAGGCGATTGGTCCGCCTCCATGAAGATGTGGATGGGTCCAAACGAAACCCCGACCGTGAGCACAGCCGAAGTCAAGAATGAGATGACGTTCGACGGCCGTGTTCTGACCAGTCACTATCACGGCGAGATGATGGGCGCACCTTTTCACGGCATGGGACAATTCGGCTACGCAACTTTCACGAAGAGTTACTGGCTGACATGGATGGACAATATGAGCACTGCTCTCACGTATGCCGAAGGCTCCTCGTCAGACGGTGGCAAGACTATCGTAATGAACGGCTTGATGGATGAGCCGATCATGGGTGTGCAGGACAAACCCGTGCGATGGATCCACAAGGCCGTGAATGAGGATCAGTATATCTTCGAAGCGTGGGACGAAATCGGCACTCCGCACGAATTCAAGGCGATGGAGATTACCTATACGCGCAAAAAATAA
- a CDS encoding MFS transporter produces MPRSNHPSAPQLRIEPWLIFLTMLPVTGVVPILKTFVMDGFGVSEFWAHIFLAANMLAAFLFAPIAGSLADRYGRPRTFIAIAAVLDGLCFLIMPHVSNFTTLLVLRFIEGAFHIGTLSLLLAVAGARRDEGLSAAMGRVGAAITFGVALGSPIGGWLGAMSPTYSLSLGGLIMFVVAIASLVLAVPQTVFARRHRLGEILKLLATEPRLRLPYLFAFLDRFTVGFFVASFPIYASLRFDFTPSQIGGYIAAFMLTMGLLCRPVVVLSRRFSQTQLLLWGSLCYGLFFATVGWVEPPLLMVWMFLLGAASAMMFIPTLQLSATRAPDGNVATSMGGFNSAGSLGFLLGPLVSGALVTLFTMWSPTETAYAMVLFCGGFLEATLAGFLIVRGLTKERFAAD; encoded by the coding sequence GTGCCCCGAAGTAATCACCCCTCTGCACCTCAACTTCGCATCGAACCGTGGCTGATCTTCCTGACCATGCTTCCGGTCACGGGGGTGGTCCCAATCCTGAAAACATTTGTCATGGACGGCTTCGGCGTTTCGGAGTTCTGGGCACACATCTTCCTGGCGGCAAACATGCTGGCCGCTTTCCTGTTCGCTCCGATTGCCGGCAGTCTTGCCGACCGTTACGGCAGGCCGCGCACGTTCATTGCGATCGCGGCTGTTCTCGACGGGCTTTGTTTCCTGATTATGCCGCACGTGAGCAACTTTACAACTCTGCTCGTTCTGCGGTTTATCGAAGGTGCGTTTCATATCGGAACTTTGTCGTTGCTTCTGGCCGTCGCCGGAGCGCGCCGAGACGAAGGCCTTTCCGCAGCGATGGGTCGGGTCGGTGCGGCCATTACGTTTGGTGTCGCGCTTGGCTCGCCTATTGGCGGCTGGCTGGGTGCAATGTCGCCGACCTACTCGCTTTCATTGGGCGGCTTGATCATGTTTGTGGTGGCCATCGCTTCCTTGGTACTCGCTGTCCCTCAAACAGTTTTTGCGCGACGACATCGCCTCGGCGAGATTCTAAAGCTGTTGGCAACCGAGCCGCGCTTGCGGCTTCCCTATCTGTTCGCCTTCTTGGATAGATTCACGGTCGGCTTTTTTGTCGCTTCATTTCCGATTTATGCTTCACTGCGATTTGATTTCACGCCAAGTCAAATCGGCGGATACATTGCGGCTTTCATGCTTACGATGGGGCTGCTCTGCCGTCCGGTCGTGGTCTTGTCGCGTCGCTTTTCACAGACTCAGCTGTTGCTGTGGGGCTCGCTCTGCTACGGACTGTTCTTTGCCACAGTCGGGTGGGTGGAACCGCCGCTTCTGATGGTCTGGATGTTCCTGCTCGGCGCGGCTTCGGCCATGATGTTTATTCCCACACTTCAGCTGTCGGCCACGCGGGCGCCGGACGGCAATGTCGCCACTTCCATGGGCGGATTCAACTCGGCGGGTTCACTGGGATTTCTGCTTGGGCCATTGGTCTCGGGTGCACTTGTAACCCTGTTCACCATGTGGTCTCCCACAGAAACTGCTTATGCAATGGTGCTGTTTTGCGGTGGCTTTCTTGAGGCGACTTTGGCCGGTTTTCTCATCGTTCGAGGCCTGACAAAAGAGAGGTTTGCGGCCGACTAA
- a CDS encoding T9SS type A sorting domain-containing protein: MRLRYALLMVCLALVVNSANAQFQVWFLDEFQVITNACGGGTPVPDGTTIQVWWDSTANGIGPGDVQPQEGFGFQQANFNQFLLNGMQELGTPGTFAATENFVFAANTPNPGDGTGHPVFYLRICLDNSDIHWVSDTFRVQTGYQEVYFGTGPGEIPFTCVAGACGGCPSPAPVSNFTASQNLCNSILVNWTHSGENVAGYRLLVNSADYVYIPGAANTSYTITGYPGGIDIPVRCRAYRICGTGQDADTAFSTAMEVTGRSLVTPPTPQNMSATDDSCGSVYVRWSVNTVLGLDSFRVFREGVHIGSLNRGSAGQVRTFVDNAPLAGVAAYCVYGYSTTCSTGTGACDNGRAGAAPVCTINNIAATSDDCDEVCVTWTANCPDAVSFQILRSNVSVGTVPATGGPNYSFCHAPVAGQVGQYQVRAVNACGNGTLQPATPVPGTRLAAPGNVQTIVASDTLCDKVRVTWAALAGTDSFQIRRDGNTIGSVAGGVLLYDDFTAVAGVTYSYTVVAFNQCGAGSVATGNTGTRRAAGTGTATFTLVTAGPPNWTYSMTVNSGCLNTVVIRDFCEGTTATAPTGWTVTVDNDSIIFTSTTSYGATETVTGFVLSHPTCDGDGRWSSGQSGGTIRGPLPVGENAALPTEYSVKVFPNPFNPQTNFKIAVPNASETRIVVFNINGQVVRDMNLGRLQAGYHTVQFGGSELPSGMYFARIQAGSFHSTHKLMLLK; this comes from the coding sequence ATGCGTCTAAGATATGCTTTGTTAATGGTTTGCCTGGCGCTCGTGGTCAACTCCGCGAATGCACAATTTCAAGTCTGGTTCCTCGATGAATTTCAGGTAATTACGAATGCGTGCGGCGGCGGAACGCCGGTGCCGGATGGAACCACGATTCAGGTGTGGTGGGATTCCACCGCAAACGGGATTGGACCCGGCGACGTTCAACCCCAAGAAGGCTTCGGTTTCCAGCAAGCGAACTTCAATCAGTTCCTGCTGAATGGTATGCAAGAGTTGGGAACACCCGGAACGTTTGCGGCCACTGAGAATTTCGTGTTTGCCGCCAACACGCCGAATCCTGGCGATGGAACTGGTCACCCCGTCTTCTACCTGCGAATCTGCCTTGACAACAGCGACATTCACTGGGTGAGCGATACGTTCCGTGTTCAGACCGGCTATCAAGAAGTCTATTTCGGCACAGGTCCCGGAGAAATTCCGTTCACCTGTGTTGCTGGTGCATGTGGCGGCTGCCCCTCTCCGGCACCGGTATCCAATTTTACGGCATCCCAGAACCTGTGTAACTCAATTCTCGTGAATTGGACCCACAGCGGCGAAAATGTTGCCGGCTACCGCTTGTTGGTTAATAGTGCTGACTATGTGTACATTCCCGGTGCAGCCAACACAAGCTACACCATAACAGGCTATCCGGGCGGCATTGATATTCCGGTCCGTTGTCGTGCGTATCGGATCTGCGGCACGGGTCAGGATGCGGATACCGCATTTTCTACTGCAATGGAAGTCACTGGCCGCAGCTTGGTCACTCCGCCGACACCGCAGAACATGTCGGCCACCGATGACAGTTGCGGATCGGTATACGTCCGCTGGTCTGTGAATACCGTGCTCGGTCTTGACTCCTTCCGCGTGTTCCGCGAAGGTGTTCATATCGGCTCATTAAACCGCGGCAGCGCCGGACAGGTGCGCACATTTGTGGATAATGCACCGCTCGCGGGAGTCGCTGCATACTGTGTTTACGGATACTCCACAACCTGCAGCACCGGTACGGGAGCCTGTGACAATGGTCGTGCCGGTGCCGCGCCGGTGTGCACGATCAACAACATCGCTGCCACGAGTGATGATTGCGATGAAGTTTGCGTGACGTGGACGGCGAATTGCCCCGATGCGGTTAGCTTCCAGATTCTGCGCTCAAATGTTTCCGTTGGAACGGTTCCCGCAACAGGTGGTCCCAATTATAGCTTCTGTCACGCTCCCGTAGCTGGACAGGTTGGTCAATATCAAGTTCGTGCCGTGAACGCTTGTGGAAACGGAACGCTTCAGCCGGCCACGCCGGTGCCGGGAACACGCCTTGCCGCACCGGGCAACGTGCAGACGATCGTGGCCTCCGATACGTTGTGCGACAAAGTTCGTGTCACGTGGGCGGCTTTGGCCGGAACGGATTCGTTCCAGATTCGCCGTGATGGAAACACCATCGGCTCCGTTGCCGGTGGCGTTCTGCTATATGATGACTTTACCGCAGTTGCAGGTGTGACCTATTCCTACACCGTTGTCGCATTCAATCAGTGCGGAGCTGGCAGCGTTGCAACCGGCAACACCGGAACGCGTCGTGCCGCCGGAACGGGAACTGCTACGTTTACGCTCGTGACTGCCGGACCGCCGAACTGGACCTACTCCATGACGGTTAACAGCGGCTGCTTGAACACGGTCGTGATTCGCGACTTCTGCGAAGGCACGACGGCCACCGCGCCGACCGGCTGGACAGTTACCGTGGATAATGACTCAATCATCTTCACGTCGACCACTTCATATGGTGCAACCGAAACCGTAACCGGCTTTGTGCTGTCACACCCGACCTGCGACGGTGATGGACGCTGGAGTTCGGGTCAGTCGGGCGGTACGATTCGCGGTCCGTTGCCGGTGGGCGAGAATGCCGCATTGCCGACCGAATACAGCGTGAAGGTCTTCCCCAATCCGTTCAACCCGCAGACCAACTTCAAGATTGCGGTGCCAAACGCTTCGGAGACGCGCATCGTCGTCTTTAATATCAACGGCCAGGTTGTCCGCGATATGAACCTCGGCCGTCTGCAGGCCGGTTATCACACTGTGCAATTCGGCGGCAGCGAACTGCCTTCCGGAATGTATTTCGCGCGCATTCAGGCGGGAAGCTTCCACAGCACGCACAAGCTGATGCTGCTCAAGTAA
- a CDS encoding methylated-DNA--[protein]-cysteine S-methyltransferase → MRLTASAYGLMRAEFMDDPRDAAGECVETKLLQLARKELTEYFAGYRTHFDVPLDLRGTEFQLEVWRELRLIPYGTTITYGEIAKHLLLPNASRAVGVANGQNPVAVIVPCHRVLGQKNQLTGYAGGIDRKSWLLRHECSTLV, encoded by the coding sequence ATGCGCCTCACCGCGAGTGCCTATGGTCTGATGCGTGCGGAGTTCATGGACGACCCTCGCGATGCAGCCGGCGAGTGCGTGGAAACAAAACTTCTTCAGCTTGCGCGCAAGGAGCTGACCGAGTATTTTGCGGGATACCGAACGCACTTTGATGTGCCGCTGGACTTGCGCGGAACCGAGTTTCAGTTGGAAGTGTGGCGCGAATTGCGGCTGATCCCCTACGGCACGACGATAACCTATGGTGAAATTGCCAAGCATTTGCTATTGCCGAATGCGTCGCGTGCGGTAGGAGTTGCGAACGGACAGAATCCTGTGGCCGTGATTGTTCCGTGTCATCGCGTATTAGGACAGAAAAATCAGTTAACGGGTTATGCCGGAGGTATAGATCGCAAAAGCTGGCTGCTCAGACATGAGTGCAGCACGCTGGTGTAG
- the groL gene encoding chaperonin GroEL (60 kDa chaperone family; promotes refolding of misfolded polypeptides especially under stressful conditions; forms two stacked rings of heptamers to form a barrel-shaped 14mer; ends can be capped by GroES; misfolded proteins enter the barrel where they are refolded when GroES binds): MASKLIDFDVEARSALKKGVDLLADSVKVTLGPKGRNVVIEKKWGAPTVTKDGVTVAKEIELEDAVQNMGAQMVREVASKTSDIAGDGTTTATVLAQAIIHEGLKNVTAGADPMSLKRGIDKAVAHVVADLKKNGKAVNGKKDIAAVGTISANNDKTIGDLIADAMDKVGKDGVITVEEAKSMETSLEVVEGMQFDRGYLSPYFVTNPDEMEVELENPYILIHDKKISSMKDLLPILEKVAQSGRAFVMIAEDVEGEALATLVVNKLRGTLKVAAVKAPGFGDRRKAMLEDIAILTGGRVISEEAGFKLENAVMSDLGTAKRVIIDKDNTTIVEGAGKSEDIKGRIAQIKKQIESTTSDYDREKLQERLAKLAGGVAVLKVGAATEVEMKEKKARVEDALHATRAAVEEGIVPGGGVALLRAQKVLDDFKLEGDEQLGVMIVRRALEEPIRMISQNAGHEGSVVVNKIRENSKYSFGFNAASENFTDLLEDGVIDPTKVVRVALENAASVGGLMLTTDCAIHEKKEKNPAPAMPGGGGMGGMGGMDY, from the coding sequence ATGGCAAGTAAACTCATTGACTTCGATGTCGAAGCGCGCAGCGCACTCAAGAAGGGTGTCGACCTTCTTGCAGACTCCGTTAAGGTGACGCTCGGTCCCAAGGGCCGTAACGTCGTGATCGAAAAGAAGTGGGGCGCGCCGACCGTCACCAAGGACGGCGTAACCGTAGCGAAGGAAATCGAACTCGAAGACGCCGTGCAGAACATGGGCGCGCAGATGGTTCGCGAAGTTGCCTCCAAGACCTCCGATATCGCCGGCGACGGCACCACTACGGCGACCGTGCTCGCGCAGGCCATCATTCATGAAGGCTTGAAGAACGTAACCGCTGGTGCGGACCCGATGAGCCTCAAGCGAGGCATCGACAAGGCCGTTGCGCACGTCGTCGCCGATCTGAAGAAGAACGGCAAGGCCGTAAATGGCAAGAAGGATATCGCCGCAGTCGGTACGATCTCCGCCAACAACGACAAGACCATTGGCGACCTGATTGCGGACGCGATGGACAAGGTCGGCAAGGACGGCGTCATCACCGTCGAAGAAGCCAAGTCCATGGAAACATCGCTGGAAGTCGTCGAAGGTATGCAGTTCGATCGCGGCTACCTGTCGCCTTATTTCGTCACCAATCCCGATGAGATGGAAGTCGAACTCGAGAATCCCTATATCCTGATTCACGACAAGAAGATCTCCTCGATGAAGGACCTGCTCCCGATTCTGGAGAAGGTTGCTCAGAGCGGCCGCGCGTTCGTGATGATTGCCGAAGACGTCGAAGGCGAAGCCCTGGCGACGCTCGTGGTGAACAAACTGCGCGGCACGTTGAAGGTTGCCGCAGTGAAGGCTCCGGGCTTTGGCGATCGCCGCAAGGCCATGCTGGAAGACATTGCGATTCTGACTGGTGGCCGCGTGATTTCCGAAGAAGCCGGTTTCAAGCTCGAGAATGCCGTCATGAGCGATCTTGGCACAGCCAAGCGCGTGATCATTGACAAGGACAACACGACGATCGTCGAAGGCGCCGGCAAGAGCGAAGACATCAAGGGCCGCATCGCGCAGATTAAGAAGCAGATTGAAAGCACGACGTCGGATTACGACCGCGAGAAGCTGCAAGAGCGTCTGGCCAAGCTGGCCGGCGGTGTGGCTGTGCTGAAGGTTGGCGCGGCGACGGAAGTTGAGATGAAGGAAAAGAAGGCCCGCGTGGAAGATGCGTTGCATGCGACGCGTGCCGCGGTGGAAGAAGGCATCGTCCCCGGCGGCGGCGTGGCCTTGCTGCGCGCGCAGAAGGTGCTCGATGATTTCAAGCTGGAAGGTGACGAGCAGTTGGGCGTAATGATTGTGCGTCGTGCGCTTGAAGAGCCGATCCGCATGATTTCGCAGAACGCCGGTCATGAAGGCAGCGTTGTCGTGAACAAGATTCGCGAGAACAGCAAGTACAGCTTTGGCTTCAATGCCGCAAGCGAGAACTTCACGGACCTCCTCGAAGACGGCGTGATTGACCCGACCAAGGTCGTGCGTGTTGCCCTCGAAAACGCGGCATCCGTCGGCGGCTTGATGCTGACTACGGATTGCGCCATTCACGAAAAGAAGGAAAAGAATCCTGCTCCTGCTATGCCCGGTGGCGGTGGCATGGGCGGTATGGGCGGCATGGATTACTAA
- a CDS encoding DNA-3-methyladenine glycosylase has product MSGEQFCQVLSDDKGYYLVEVKPWGKSSVQVCVVVGEETDSRRVQIRRYLDRTFGSDDELLRFYAFAKPDAYLSKWTNDFRGLRLVGIHSLWECLSWSIIGQQVSVASAFATRSRLAQHCEAVVAWQGKDYEGFPTPEAVLSLTPAELRACGLSAMKGEYLQGLAQELCLDYLNESLLSSSDPSKIRERLLEIRGIGPWSVEYAMMRVHGDPDACPLEDIGLRNALAREYGLGKQATLEETRRITDTWRPYRGYATFYIWFTLLNTP; this is encoded by the coding sequence GTGTCTGGCGAGCAATTTTGTCAGGTGCTTTCAGATGATAAAGGCTACTATCTTGTCGAGGTGAAGCCGTGGGGGAAGAGTTCGGTTCAGGTCTGCGTGGTTGTGGGGGAGGAGACGGACTCGCGGCGTGTTCAGATCCGCCGCTATCTCGATCGCACATTTGGGAGCGATGACGAGTTATTACGCTTTTACGCGTTCGCCAAACCGGACGCGTATTTGTCAAAATGGACGAATGACTTTCGCGGACTGAGGTTGGTCGGCATTCACAGCCTTTGGGAATGCCTCTCGTGGTCCATCATTGGGCAGCAGGTTTCCGTGGCCTCCGCCTTTGCCACGCGATCGCGTTTGGCGCAGCATTGCGAGGCAGTTGTTGCATGGCAAGGCAAGGATTATGAGGGATTTCCTACGCCAGAAGCGGTGCTGAGCTTAACGCCTGCTGAACTGCGTGCCTGCGGGTTGTCCGCGATGAAAGGAGAGTATCTTCAGGGTCTTGCGCAGGAACTTTGTCTCGACTATCTTAATGAATCCTTACTCAGCAGTTCTGACCCAAGCAAAATTCGCGAACGACTGCTTGAGATTCGCGGGATCGGGCCTTGGTCAGTAGAATATGCAATGATGCGCGTGCACGGTGACCCCGATGCCTGTCCTCTCGAGGACATCGGGCTGCGCAATGCGCTCGCTCGCGAATACGGATTAGGCAAACAAGCGACACTTGAAGAGACTCGCCGCATCACGGACACGTGGCGGCCTTATCGAGGTTACGCAACATTTTATATATGGTTCACGTTGCTGAACACCCCATAG
- a CDS encoding Do family serine endopeptidase produces the protein MKKLGWLGASLVLAGIVAGVLFTAQMGIQTPAVAVEDVAPRVNAEFAQYNNLINDHGESPFVAVAERVGPTVVYISSDKVVRRRDSMQDFFDNSPFFEFFHKDMREPNREFHAPSTGSGMIISRDGYILTNNHVVDNADKVTVKTQNGKEYEAKIIGVDPETDVAVIKVDHNFESNEVALIGNSDQLRVGDWAIAMGNPLGLDWTLTVGIISARGRNNLAISGGGPSYQDFIQTDASINFGNSGGPLCNIHGEVIGVNTAINPSGQGIGFAIPINMAMKVVDQLRAHGKVARGYLGMLPRELTADLRSATGVSKDQEGVFVERVDPNTPASDGGLEAGDVITEFDGKTINDVQKFRMAVADVPPGKNVRARIIRDGKTKNLEFVLGDRAQLATFLGQEKEAPAPSTNWLGIDVGEINESMARALRLDGTYGVIINEIEKDSPAKQKLRAGDVIIEIDRKPVDDVRAFKEIAASLRNSNKAVLFRIVREGVKTFEAVEVN, from the coding sequence ATGAAAAAACTGGGATGGCTTGGTGCAAGCCTCGTATTAGCGGGAATCGTGGCTGGCGTGCTGTTTACAGCCCAAATGGGGATTCAAACCCCAGCCGTGGCGGTTGAGGACGTTGCTCCTCGCGTAAATGCCGAATTTGCGCAGTACAATAACCTGATTAACGACCATGGCGAAAGCCCGTTCGTTGCTGTTGCCGAGCGTGTCGGACCAACGGTCGTCTACATATCATCGGATAAAGTGGTCCGCCGCCGCGATTCGATGCAGGACTTCTTCGACAACTCTCCCTTCTTTGAGTTCTTCCACAAGGATATGCGCGAGCCGAACCGCGAGTTTCACGCTCCTTCCACCGGGTCGGGCATGATTATTAGTCGTGACGGCTACATCCTGACCAACAATCATGTGGTGGACAACGCGGACAAAGTAACGGTAAAGACTCAGAACGGCAAGGAGTATGAGGCCAAGATTATCGGAGTTGATCCGGAAACGGATGTTGCGGTGATAAAAGTGGATCACAATTTTGAGTCCAATGAAGTCGCTCTCATCGGCAACTCGGATCAGCTGCGGGTGGGTGACTGGGCGATTGCCATGGGGAACCCGCTTGGCTTGGATTGGACTCTGACGGTGGGTATCATCTCAGCTCGTGGACGTAACAACTTAGCTATCTCAGGCGGCGGTCCGAGCTATCAGGACTTCATTCAGACCGACGCTTCAATTAACTTCGGCAACAGCGGCGGCCCGCTCTGCAACATTCACGGTGAAGTCATCGGCGTGAACACGGCCATCAATCCGTCGGGTCAAGGTATTGGATTCGCCATACCGATCAACATGGCCATGAAGGTCGTGGATCAATTGCGCGCGCATGGCAAGGTCGCGCGTGGATATCTTGGCATGCTGCCGCGCGAGTTAACGGCCGATCTGCGTTCTGCGACTGGTGTGAGCAAAGATCAGGAAGGCGTGTTTGTGGAGCGAGTCGATCCCAATACACCGGCGTCCGATGGCGGACTTGAAGCTGGCGATGTGATTACCGAGTTCGACGGCAAGACGATCAATGATGTCCAGAAGTTTCGCATGGCAGTCGCGGATGTGCCGCCGGGCAAGAACGTGCGCGCGAGAATAATTCGCGACGGAAAGACCAAGAATCTCGAGTTCGTGCTGGGTGATCGCGCACAGTTGGCGACGTTCCTCGGACAGGAGAAAGAGGCACCCGCACCATCTACCAATTGGCTGGGTATTGACGTCGGAGAAATCAACGAGTCGATGGCGCGCGCGCTGCGGCTTGACGGCACATATGGTGTGATCATCAACGAAATTGAGAAAGACAGTCCGGCCAAGCAGAAGCTGCGTGCGGGCGACGTGATTATCGAAATTGACCGCAAGCCGGTGGACGATGTGCGCGCCTTCAAAGAGATTGCCGCAAGTCTACGCAATTCGAACAAAGCGGTGCTCTTCAGAATCGTTCGCGAAGGCGTTAAGACCTTCGAGGCAGTGGAAGTGAACTAA
- a CDS encoding DUF1579 family protein, with protein MTEQEMMENWMRNAAIGPQHEKLAKEVGEYEVSMVERGQPMTGYAKVEMILDGRVQIQHFSMDFQGMPFKGFGMTGFDNFTQRYWFTWNDNMSTGLYSLWGVAEDGGKRVVFEGKMDKPGMNLKQCDTRHVFTYLSDDEFKMEAWDFPGTPSEKKTMEMTYKRK; from the coding sequence ATGACCGAACAAGAGATGATGGAAAATTGGATGCGCAATGCCGCGATAGGCCCGCAGCACGAAAAGCTGGCGAAGGAGGTCGGCGAATACGAAGTCAGTATGGTGGAGCGCGGCCAGCCGATGACCGGATATGCGAAGGTTGAAATGATCCTTGACGGGCGCGTGCAGATTCAGCATTTCAGCATGGACTTTCAAGGCATGCCGTTCAAAGGATTCGGTATGACTGGGTTTGACAATTTCACACAGCGCTATTGGTTCACGTGGAATGACAACATGTCCACAGGACTCTATTCTCTGTGGGGTGTTGCCGAAGACGGCGGCAAGCGTGTCGTTTTTGAAGGCAAGATGGACAAACCCGGCATGAATCTGAAGCAATGTGATACCAGGCACGTCTTCACATATCTGAGCGACGACGAGTTCAAGATGGAAGCATGGGATTTCCCCGGCACGCCGAGTGAGAAGAAGACGATGGAGATGACCTACAAGCGAAAGTAG